The Candidatus Poribacteria bacterium genome has a window encoding:
- a CDS encoding fumarylacetoacetate hydrolase family protein, giving the protein MKLARYELNGTIGYGIVSGENLSVISGCPFGEHSETGETVALADVKLLAPTTPTKVLAVGLNYRSHLDGAPEPENPEIFIKTPSCINDPEGNIELPDGDDEVHAEGELVVIMKERTRKATPEEAAANILGVTCGNDVSARTWQSNDMQWWRAKASDTFGPIGPVIATDVDYTDAQLETRINGKVVQKQTTADLIFPVTTVVSFISQAITLEPGDAIFTGTPGTTSALKAGDVVEIEIEGIGVLKNHVVAQ; this is encoded by the coding sequence ATGAAGTTAGCACGATATGAATTAAATGGAACAATCGGTTACGGCATCGTCTCAGGAGAGAATCTGAGCGTGATATCGGGATGCCCGTTCGGTGAACATAGCGAGACGGGCGAGACCGTCGCATTAGCAGATGTCAAACTTCTCGCACCGACAACACCCACAAAAGTCCTGGCTGTCGGTTTGAATTACCGGAGCCATTTGGACGGTGCTCCAGAACCAGAAAACCCCGAAATCTTCATCAAAACGCCTTCCTGTATCAACGACCCAGAGGGCAACATTGAACTCCCTGATGGCGATGATGAAGTCCACGCCGAAGGTGAACTTGTCGTCATAATGAAGGAACGGACTCGGAAAGCGACACCGGAAGAAGCAGCCGCCAATATTTTAGGCGTGACCTGCGGCAACGATGTCAGCGCACGCACGTGGCAGAGCAATGATATGCAGTGGTGGCGCGCCAAAGCATCCGATACCTTTGGGCCCATCGGTCCCGTCATCGCTACCGATGTTGATTATACGGACGCACAATTGGAGACCCGCATTAACGGCAAAGTCGTGCAGAAGCAGACGACTGCAGATCTCATTTTCCCAGTGACGACGGTTGTAAGCTTCATTTCACAGGCAATAACCCTTGAACCGGGGGATGCAATTTTTACCGGCACGCCCGGCACAACGAGCGCATTGAAAGCCGGTGATGTCGTTGAGATTGAGATTGAGGGGATCGGCGTTCTAAAAAATCACGTCGTAGCACAGTAA
- a CDS encoding lactate racemase domain-containing protein, which produces MSMYIAHGGKNSVITTEEKRALLHEALLKLGGTPKKILVVPPDITRLHSNAGELTQILYELWDTANGTTFDILPAIGTHAPMTEEQIAEMYGDLPKATYHVHHWRTGLHHFGEVPSEFVQEVSGGKLDYSIPVAVNRRLVEGEYELIISVGQVIPHEVIGIANGFKNILVGAGGVEMINKSHFLGAVDGMERLMGRTDTSVRRVLNYAHANYLKQLGILYVMSVMDANASGERVMRGLYVGDDAHTFEIAAELSRSVNMTFLDEPLSKVVVYLDPREFKSTWLGNKAIYRTRMAMADDGELIIIAPGLREFGEDAEIDRLIRKYGYRGTPATLNAVSENPELQENLSAAAHLIHGSTDGRFKVTYATEHLTQTEIESVGYEWAPVNEVLAEYNPGTLVDGFNDGGFFYISEPGQGLWALRSRFGKGV; this is translated from the coding sequence ATGTCAATGTATATTGCCCACGGTGGAAAAAACAGCGTCATCACAACTGAAGAAAAACGCGCCTTACTGCACGAGGCACTCCTCAAGTTAGGTGGTACTCCAAAGAAGATCTTAGTGGTTCCACCGGATATAACCCGACTCCACTCAAACGCTGGCGAGCTTACCCAAATCCTCTATGAATTGTGGGACACAGCAAACGGCACCACCTTTGACATCCTACCTGCTATCGGCACGCATGCCCCGATGACTGAAGAACAGATCGCTGAAATGTATGGCGATTTGCCCAAGGCGACATATCATGTGCACCACTGGCGGACTGGACTACACCATTTTGGTGAGGTGCCATCAGAGTTTGTGCAGGAGGTTTCGGGCGGCAAACTCGATTATAGTATTCCTGTCGCTGTAAATCGCCGTCTTGTAGAAGGGGAATACGAACTTATCATCTCCGTCGGACAGGTGATTCCGCACGAGGTTATCGGTATCGCCAACGGATTTAAAAACATCCTCGTTGGTGCAGGCGGGGTTGAGATGATTAACAAATCGCATTTCCTCGGTGCCGTAGACGGCATGGAACGCCTCATGGGACGAACAGATACCTCTGTCAGGAGGGTGTTGAATTACGCACATGCCAATTACCTAAAACAACTCGGTATTTTATATGTTATGAGCGTCATGGATGCCAATGCATCTGGAGAGCGCGTGATGCGTGGACTTTACGTCGGTGACGATGCCCACACCTTTGAGATTGCTGCAGAATTGAGCAGGTCTGTTAACATGACCTTCTTGGATGAACCGTTATCGAAAGTGGTCGTCTACTTGGATCCGCGGGAGTTTAAAAGCACGTGGCTCGGGAACAAGGCGATTTATCGCACGCGGATGGCGATGGCAGACGACGGCGAGTTGATTATCATCGCTCCCGGACTCCGCGAATTTGGTGAGGACGCGGAAATCGACCGACTCATCCGAAAATATGGCTATCGCGGTACGCCTGCAACGCTCAACGCGGTTTCGGAGAACCCGGAGTTGCAAGAGAACCTTTCTGCGGCTGCACACTTGATTCACGGCAGTACTGACGGACGTTTCAAGGTCACTTATGCGACGGAACACCTCACGCAAACCGAGATTGAATCGGTTGGCTATGAATGGGCACCTGTCAATGAAGTACTCGCTGAATACAACCCCGGAACGCTTGTTGATGGATTTAACGATGGCGGCTTCTTCTACATCAGTGAACCGGGACAAGGGTTGTGGGCACTGCGTTCTCGGTTTGGGAAGGGTGTGTAA
- a CDS encoding NERD domain-containing protein: MARMIYTKQPSVRSESMVFNALKNDDHTRNWTVFYSLHVPNPGREPREIDFLVIIPEYFCIICLEVKGGSYGIKQNGKWYNDSNDVTLEESPHDQAKSAMFALKDDFERNGLKGFGRIEYLSLGCAVAFTDMSKPTPDLPKHLAHSIWSNDVQNRNKLREKLNEIAKKMCDIRGPRDEEEKKKAKIYLADLQDNLEPSSMSNGEKKNRIFSSDLDTLREELLILTNDQLRSLGIVKRNPCCVIDGAAGTGKTVLAMELARQRCEENGEKVALICSNPYLSHRFVRWAEPLSSGSDGKVVAGILKNFSRLYRPKQKKFDYLIVDEAQNLCDQKSRNSMDNLLKGGLTNGNWAMFGDFTHQNIINPNINKTGEDVLEELKKIYPRITHDELEINCRNTYEIAAAASMFLRIDSLPRSGVHGPLIQTKYFKTQEQLNNLLDELVTDFKDRKFLSRQIILLSGSSDNFKTLLSRQFGGWRLLNVLETEGKKDLDREDVPDVSGDSSKKTLRYSDIHDFQGLESEVVFLVIPLTEKQTKVGGSATLPDYDYLRRVLYVGMSRAKAILIIVADESYKKHLDLEPQTRKNYVDRIEELITQSKS; this comes from the coding sequence ATGGCAAGAATGATTTACACAAAACAACCTTCCGTGCGATCAGAATCTATGGTATTTAATGCCCTCAAGAATGATGATCACACTAGGAATTGGACAGTATTCTATTCACTACATGTGCCTAATCCTGGTCGGGAGCCGCGTGAAATAGATTTTCTCGTCATTATCCCGGAATACTTTTGTATTATCTGTTTGGAAGTCAAAGGAGGTTCCTATGGAATTAAACAAAATGGAAAATGGTATAATGACTCTAATGATGTAACTTTAGAAGAATCCCCTCATGATCAAGCCAAATCTGCTATGTTTGCTTTGAAAGATGATTTTGAACGGAACGGACTTAAGGGTTTTGGGCGTATAGAATACCTTTCGCTTGGATGTGCCGTCGCGTTCACCGATATGAGTAAACCTACCCCTGATTTACCGAAACACTTGGCGCATAGTATATGGTCGAATGATGTTCAGAATCGAAATAAACTGCGGGAAAAATTAAATGAAATCGCAAAGAAAATGTGCGATATTAGGGGACCCAGAGATGAAGAAGAAAAAAAGAAAGCAAAGATATATCTGGCAGATTTACAAGATAACTTGGAGCCAAGTAGTATGTCAAATGGAGAAAAGAAAAATAGAATATTCAGTTCGGATTTGGACACCCTTAGGGAAGAATTGTTAATTTTGACAAACGATCAACTTCGTAGTTTGGGCATAGTAAAACGCAACCCTTGTTGTGTGATCGACGGGGCAGCAGGTACGGGTAAGACAGTCCTCGCCATGGAACTTGCGAGACAACGTTGTGAGGAAAATGGTGAGAAAGTTGCTCTGATTTGCAGTAACCCATATCTTAGCCATCGTTTTGTGAGATGGGCGGAGCCACTTTCAAGTGGTAGTGATGGTAAAGTTGTGGCAGGAATACTTAAAAATTTCTCAAGGCTTTATAGACCGAAGCAGAAAAAATTCGACTATCTTATTGTTGATGAAGCTCAGAATCTGTGCGATCAGAAATCTCGAAATTCGATGGACAACCTTTTGAAAGGAGGCTTAACTAATGGAAATTGGGCTATGTTTGGCGATTTCACCCATCAAAACATCATTAATCCAAACATTAACAAGACAGGAGAGGATGTACTGGAGGAACTTAAAAAGATTTATCCGCGTATAACTCATGATGAATTGGAGATTAACTGTAGAAATACGTATGAAATTGCTGCTGCAGCCTCTATGTTCTTGCGCATTGATTCGTTACCGAGGTCCGGTGTCCACGGTCCGCTCATTCAAACTAAATACTTTAAAACCCAGGAACAATTAAACAATTTGTTGGATGAGTTGGTTACAGACTTTAAAGACAGAAAGTTCTTGTCTCGGCAGATAATCTTACTGTCCGGCAGCAGTGATAATTTCAAGACTCTATTATCGCGCCAATTTGGCGGGTGGAGATTACTCAATGTCCTAGAGACGGAGGGTAAGAAAGATTTAGACCGAGAAGACGTCCCAGATGTTAGCGGTGACTCCTCTAAAAAAACGCTTAGGTACAGCGATATTCATGATTTCCAAGGATTGGAGAGTGAAGTTGTTTTCTTGGTTATCCCCTTAACCGAGAAACAAACAAAAGTGGGTGGAAGTGCTACTCTACCCGACTACGACTATCTGAGAAGGGTACTCTACGTCGGTATGAGCCGCGCTAAAGCAATTCTTATTATTGTTGCCGATGAGAGTTACAAAAAACACCTAGATCTGGAACCGCAAACTCGAAAGAACTACGTAGACCGTATAGAAGAATTAATTACTCAATCGAAATCTTAG